The sequence caaaaaaaaacaaaaacaaacaaaaaaaaaccatcacacaaacaaaaagcatGTCCTTTAATTTTACCTATCCTTCAAACTTAACCAAAAATTTTCCTTACATAGCCAAAAAGATACCTTTAGATACTCTTCTACATCTGGgaggtcaggcatagtggctcatgcctgtaatcccagcaggaaGATCATTTTTTCAAATGCACAAATGCTTAATATTCAGGAGTAAGTGGGCTATCACTGACACTTGTTAAGCTTATGACCACTTCATTGCTAGTGACCAAGCAGACAAATTGCTAAACCAAGCAGACAAATTGCTAATCAAAGCATAAAAGGTATTAGACTCTGCAGGAGGAAAGAAACTTAAGATTAGGCTCTGTCCAATTTTATAGCTACTTCAAATTGCCATCTTTTTGTTAGCACCTTGTTCCTATTCTGAATAGCACTCAGTAAAACTTGTGAAACCAAACTGGCATAAAGCTAACTCCACTGACTTTAAAATGGATCCCTCCACTCACATAGGGTGTGCACTAGCAACTACTTATGTCAGGGGAAATAGTCAACTTCCACTGCCCAGTCATTTTAACCTGTTTTAAAACGCACATCCCTGTAATTTGGAAACTACTATTTCATGTTTCCAAAGATTCACTTAACATTGGTTTAACTACATTAAGCTTTCTATGCAACACAAGGACTCTATTACAGCATTTGGCCTTCCTTAGTGACAGGCCATCAGTAACATGCTGCATTTCTCTCCAATGTGGTAATCAAAGCAGCCCTCCCATAGCTTAGATTCCTTCCCCTTCCAAGTACGTGGAAGGAAAACAACCTTATCTCCACCTGTAAGTGTTAACTCGAGAACTACCATTTTCATAAAGTTTCCACAAATTCATAAAACCAGAATTACATGTCTTTCTCCTAAGCGAGGTAAAACTTGAAAGTTTCAGTGTTGACCAAAGGAACACACAGGTTTCTCATTAAACTTTTTTAATGGGTCTCAAAATTCTGTGACAAATTTTTGGTCAAgttgtttccattaaaaagtactgattttaaaaactaataacttAAAACTGCCACAcgcaaaaaagaaaaccaaagtggtccacaaaacattctcctttccttctgaagGTTTTACGATGCATTGTTATCATTAACCAGTCTTTTACTACTAAACTTAAATGGCCAATTGAAACAAACAGTTCTGAGACCGTTCTTCCACCACTAATTAAGAGTGGGGTGGCAGGTATTAGGGATAATATTCATTTAGCCTTCTGAGCTTTCTGGGCAGACTTGGTGACCTTGCCAGCTCCAGCAGCTTTCTTGTCCACTGCTTTGATGACACCCACCGCAACTGTCTGCCTCATATCGCGAACAGCAAAGcgacctattaaaaaaaaaatttagtattaCCAAAACTGTTCACAGTTGTACTTTTCATCTTTAACACAACTTATTTACGTTTAAGTAATCATCCTTACCCAAAGGTGGATAGTCTGAGAAGCTCTCAACACACATAGGCTTGCCAGGAACCATATCAACAATGGCAGCATCACCAGACTTCAAGAATTTAGGGCCATCTTCCAGTTTTTTACCAGAACGGCGATCAATCTTTTCCTTCAGCTCAGCAAACTTGCATGCAATGTGAGCCGTGTGGCAATCCAACACAGGGGCATAGCCAGCACTTATTTGGCCTGGATGGTTCAGGATAATCACCTTGGAAAAAAAGATTTGCGTTCAGTGTAAATCCAAAGTCTCAAATGACTTTAGCCTCTGCAATAAGGTAAGAacatgttactttaaaaattgttaccTGAGCAGTGAAGCCAGCTGCTTCCATTGGTGGGTCGTTTTTGCTGTCACCAGCAACGTTGCCACGACGAACATCCTTGACAGACACATTCTTGACATTGAAGCCCACATTGTCCCCAGGAAGAGCTTCACTCAAAGCTTCATGGTGCATTTCGACAGATTTTACTTCAGTTGTAACGTtgactggagcaaaggtgaccacCATACCGGGTTTGAGAACACCAGTCTCCACTCGGCCAACAGGAACAGTACCAATACctaaaaatatttacagcatGCTAAATACCTATGAAGGAAGATAGTACTCTACCAACTCAAATTCAACTTTGTTGACACCCAACTTACCACCAATTTTGTAGACATCCTGGAGAGGCAGGCGCAAGGGCTTGTCAGTTGGACGAGTTGGTGGTAGGATGCAGTCCAGAGCCTCAAGCAGCGTGGTTCCACTGGCATTGCCATCCTTACGGGTGACCTTCCATCCCTTGAACCAAGGCATCTGAAACACAACCATGCCCATTTGTGTAAGCATGAAATCGCCATTCCCAGAGCTTTTTAACAACGGTCTTGAAAGCCACTTACGTTAGCACTTGGCTCCAGCATGTTGTCACCATTCCAACCAGAAATTGGCACAAATGCTACTGTGTCGGGGTTGTAGCCAATTTTCTTAATGTAAGTGCTGACTTCCTTAACAATTTCCTCGTATCTCTTCTGGCTGTAGGGTGGCTCAGTGGAATCCATTTTGTTAACACCAACAATTAGTTGTTTCACACCCAGTGTGTAAGCCAGAAGAGCATGCTCTCGGGTCTGCCCATTCTTGGAGATACCAGCTTCAAATTCACCAACACCAGCAGCAACAATCAGGACAGCACAGTCAGCCTTTAAAGAAAGCAAAGACATATCCCTGTCAACTCTCCAAAGGACAAAACCAATGCACAAGACAggcatttcaggaaaaaaaaaaaacctagaattaTTAATCCCACCAACCTGAGATGTCCCTGTAATCATGTTTTTGATGAAGTCTCTGTGTCCTGGGGCATCAATGATAGTCACATAATacttgctggtctcaaatttccaCAAGGAGATATCAATGGTGATACCACGTTCCCGCTCAGCTTTCAGTTTATCCAAGACCCAGGCATACTTGAAGGAGCCCTTTCCCATCTGTAAGGATTAAGAGTCGTTACTTGGTTACTAACACACAAACTCCAGCTTCAATTTCTTTGCCCCCAGCCCTTAATTGGCACATAGTTTCCACTTTACAACTGCAAGTCCTAAGTGATTTTAGTCACTTAGATAGGGTTACAGAAGCAACCAAAAAGCAAACTTTTTAAAGTAGGATCTTGACTATTAATATCCAAATCGAAACTACTCACTAGCAATACGGTTACAGAAGTAACCAAAAGCAAACTATTTTAATAAGAAGGGTCAGATCTAAACCACTCATTAGTTCTGGGGAAATCACCACCACTTAATGATTCTGCTGGTAAAACTCGTTTTAGTTCATCTTTCCCTTTCTGATATTAAACATACCTCAGCAGCCTCCTTCTCAAATTTTTCAATGGTTCTTTTGTCGATGCCACCGCATTTGTAGATCAGATGGCCAGTAGTGGTGGACTTGCCCGAATCTACGTGTCCAATGACGACAATGTTGATATGAgtcttttcctttcccattttggCTTTTAAGGGTAGTTTTCACGACAcctgaaatgggagaaaaaaacttTGAACCACTGTCTGAAGCTTGAGAATAAGCAAAGATCCAAATTCGAAAAGGGCA comes from Theropithecus gelada isolate Dixy chromosome 4, Tgel_1.0, whole genome shotgun sequence and encodes:
- the EEF1A1 gene encoding elongation factor 1-alpha 1 isoform X2 produces the protein MGKEKTHINIVVIGHVDSGKSTTTGHLIYKCGGIDKRTIEKFEKEAAEMGKGSFKYAWVLDKLKAERERGITIDISLWKFETSKYYVTIIDAPGHRDFIKNMITGTSQADCAVLIVAAGVGEFEAGISKNGQTREHALLAYTLGVKQLIVGVNKMDSTEPPYSQKRYEEIVKEVSTYIKKIGYNPDTVAFVPISGWNGDNMLEPSANMPWFKGWKVTRKDGNASGTTLLEALDCILPPTRPTDKPLRLPLQDVYKIGGIGTVPVGRVETGVLKPGMVVTFAPVNVTTEVKSVEMHHEALSEALPGDNVGFNVKNVSVKDVRRGNVAGDSKNDPPMEAAGFTAQVIILNHPGQISAGYAPVLDCHTAHIACKFAELKEKIDRRSGKKLEDGPKFLKSGDAAIVDMVPGKPMCVESFSDYPPLGRFAVRDMRQTVAVGVIKAVDKKAAGAGKVTKSAQKAQKAK
- the EEF1A1 gene encoding elongation factor 1-alpha 1 isoform X1, giving the protein MGKEKTHINIVVIGHVDSGKSTTTGHLIYKCGGIDKRTIEKFEKEAAEMGKGSFKYAWVLDKLKAERERGITIDISLWKFETSKYYVTIIDAPGHRDFIKNMITGTSQVGGINNSRFFFFPEMPVLCIGFVLWRVDRDMSLLSLKADCAVLIVAAGVGEFEAGISKNGQTREHALLAYTLGVKQLIVGVNKMDSTEPPYSQKRYEEIVKEVSTYIKKIGYNPDTVAFVPISGWNGDNMLEPSANMPWFKGWKVTRKDGNASGTTLLEALDCILPPTRPTDKPLRLPLQDVYKIGGIGTVPVGRVETGVLKPGMVVTFAPVNVTTEVKSVEMHHEALSEALPGDNVGFNVKNVSVKDVRRGNVAGDSKNDPPMEAAGFTAQVIILNHPGQISAGYAPVLDCHTAHIACKFAELKEKIDRRSGKKLEDGPKFLKSGDAAIVDMVPGKPMCVESFSDYPPLGRFAVRDMRQTVAVGVIKAVDKKAAGAGKVTKSAQKAQKAK